One window of Verrucomicrobiia bacterium genomic DNA carries:
- a CDS encoding PilX N-terminal domain-containing pilus assembly protein, with amino-acid sequence MNTCKTCQTESRRTLNALQNEGGFALITVLGILLLVTLLALGSFGTSDTDRAIASNNAHNNQAFYAAEAGINRAFGMLYDSTWRAGFDNASLGNARYSVQVIDSFFQPGLKDSLILRAIGTADGSQSVIEVLMAKKRSQVFRRAVYGDSAVDIVGNALVDAYNSDSGAYTPGGMGGNVGSDGLIRVGGDATIYGDVSTADTIITNGSMTIYGTADNSASTVNLEPITQADLDFAKWNSDVSTEMTLSGGATYNSGTYALAASGSTAKITLESGIYYFSSISLTSGAKLVIPEDDKVVIFMTGSLNAAGGTIANTSAKPANLQIYSTGLTVDITGSATIYAAIYAPNAEIKVSGSGVVYGSLVGKSVKDAGNGTVHFDRALLKLESPLKAKYKAVAWQVL; translated from the coding sequence ATGAATACTTGTAAAACTTGTCAAACGGAATCGAGGAGAACCCTAAATGCGCTTCAAAACGAAGGCGGCTTCGCCCTTATCACTGTTCTGGGCATCCTTCTTTTGGTAACACTTTTGGCGCTTGGCAGCTTCGGCACCTCGGACACGGACCGGGCCATCGCATCCAACAATGCCCACAATAATCAGGCCTTTTACGCCGCCGAGGCCGGAATCAACCGGGCTTTTGGCATGCTTTACGACAGCACCTGGCGGGCGGGATTTGATAACGCCTCCCTTGGAAACGCCCGTTATTCCGTCCAAGTAATCGACAGCTTCTTTCAGCCGGGCCTTAAAGACAGTCTTATTCTTAGGGCTATCGGCACCGCTGACGGCAGCCAGTCGGTTATCGAGGTCCTTATGGCCAAGAAACGCAGCCAGGTCTTTCGCCGTGCGGTGTATGGCGACTCCGCCGTCGATATCGTTGGAAACGCGCTGGTGGATGCGTACAACTCCGACTCCGGCGCTTACACACCGGGCGGAATGGGGGGCAACGTCGGCAGCGACGGGTTGATTCGCGTCGGGGGCGATGCCACCATTTACGGGGACGTGTCCACAGCCGACACCATAATCACCAACGGAAGCATGACCATTTACGGCACGGCGGATAACTCGGCCTCCACGGTCAACCTTGAACCAATCACCCAGGCCGACTTGGACTTTGCCAAATGGAACAGCGATGTTTCAACCGAGATGACCTTGTCCGGAGGGGCGACCTACAATTCCGGGACCTATGCCCTTGCCGCCAGCGGGAGCACGGCCAAAATCACCCTGGAGAGCGGTATCTACTATTTTTCAAGCATTTCATTGACCTCGGGAGCCAAACTGGTAATTCCGGAAGACGATAAAGTGGTGATTTTCATGACCGGTTCCCTGAACGCCGCCGGCGGCACAATTGCCAACACTTCGGCCAAACCGGCCAATCTGCAGATTTACTCCACCGGATTGACGGTTGACATTACCGGCAGCGCCACCATCTACGCCGCCATTTATGCGCCCAACGCGGAAATTAAGGTAAGCGGCAGCGGCGTGGTGTATGGCTCCCTCGTTGGAAAATCGGTTAAGGACGCCGGCAATGGAACTGTACATTTTGACCGTGCTTTGCTTAAACTGGAAAGCCCTCTCAAAGCCAAGTACAAAGCTGTCGCCTGGCAAGTTTTGTAA